In the genome of Desulfomonilaceae bacterium, one region contains:
- a CDS encoding SUMF1/EgtB/PvdO family nonheme iron enzyme: MSFLLFLQLLIIVSVVGDPGAYLAASDSTNEISWNQGSKKLEVSPGKLYEAVSGYFEGLHRPASQNSLGSNNNGTEQKRDPQRILSQRIDNSQLLGSELGLVRRRIQRGEWELSSMPLSRALRIADLTDKETVQAITDKLQKTKNLAELRTASPGAIGSEIVNSIGMRLVPVSSGGFTMGNSPSEVRRVRAEWNVPENLVEPETPEHTVEISRPFLIGKYEVTVGQFKQFVAETGYHTVAETQGWGWGYNSEEKRWAKKSGLSWKNPGFRIYDDYPVVMICHVDAEAFCKWLSGKEGKKFGLPTEAQWEFAARGGKNGEKFSWGNDYPDGQKLNFADRNCEVAWADRTVNDSYGFLAPVGSYAPNGFGLYDMAGNAWELCSDYFDPKEYKKTGAGGTADPQGPKTGKTRVARGGSWAFDACEARNAFRFGVDPRLCVDVSGFRVVTIPDSTDKALRAVGSEAKANTGMSDEQANALFNRVKDLVRDGKRLKASSLVDKIPDVQPVKNGAVEDVSGFVKNTLKSFIDQTKDKSFESFRNFLGMKMVRIPEGSFVMGSSEADIAWAMNVLVRGQPISLENEYPFHKIRISRPFFMSATSVTVGQFQAFVNDTGYITDAEEDKGGEVFDVKNNRFSKKDGSSWRNPGWTVEPDQPVTMISYNDAVAFCEWLSAKERSPYKLPTEAQWEYAARGGLPMTQFSWGDQLPDGRRANYADKNTDFEWRDRDIDDGYKNVAPVGSYEPNGFGLYDMSGNVLQWVRDFYGEDYYRFSPEIDPEGPGHGENRIMRGGDWTSGAVSLRCAFRGWARPDLALYNGGFRVVIDTDSPQRPFHFSENFLTQEWVPSPVQRDVAKAIAKEEELSVKRSGSADKTSVAQDDEPLTHGVLIIEFSPKSDAKRFGLTKGDVIVEYDGVVGLSSEKLISLTARTRKERRKPVIKFVRDGYEYSVHVPPGSLGVSIMDTVLRGPFKSRENDEKRSPQNDHDNKGKRKDWT; the protein is encoded by the coding sequence GTGTCATTTTTACTGTTTCTTCAACTGCTGATAATTGTTTCCGTCGTTGGCGATCCTGGAGCGTATTTGGCCGCCTCGGATTCCACGAATGAAATTTCCTGGAACCAAGGGTCCAAGAAATTGGAAGTAAGCCCTGGGAAGCTTTATGAGGCTGTTTCAGGATACTTTGAGGGCCTTCATAGGCCTGCGTCACAGAATTCTCTCGGATCCAATAACAACGGAACGGAGCAGAAACGAGATCCCCAGAGGATTTTATCCCAGCGGATAGACAATTCCCAACTCTTAGGCTCCGAGTTGGGTCTTGTCCGGCGCCGCATTCAACGAGGGGAATGGGAATTATCTTCCATGCCCTTAAGCAGGGCTTTGAGGATCGCGGACCTAACCGACAAAGAAACCGTTCAAGCCATAACGGACAAACTTCAGAAAACAAAAAACCTCGCTGAACTCAGAACCGCTTCTCCGGGAGCGATCGGGTCCGAAATTGTTAATTCTATAGGGATGAGACTTGTTCCTGTGTCTTCCGGGGGATTCACCATGGGGAATTCGCCGTCCGAAGTAAGGCGCGTCAGAGCTGAATGGAATGTTCCTGAGAATCTGGTCGAGCCTGAAACCCCGGAACATACGGTCGAGATCTCCAGACCGTTTCTTATAGGAAAATATGAAGTGACGGTAGGGCAATTCAAGCAGTTTGTAGCTGAAACGGGGTATCACACAGTTGCGGAGACACAGGGTTGGGGATGGGGATATAACAGCGAAGAAAAGCGTTGGGCCAAAAAGAGCGGTCTTTCCTGGAAAAACCCCGGATTCCGGATTTACGACGATTATCCGGTGGTCATGATTTGTCATGTTGACGCGGAAGCTTTCTGTAAATGGCTTAGCGGAAAAGAAGGCAAAAAGTTTGGATTGCCTACTGAGGCCCAGTGGGAATTCGCGGCCAGAGGAGGCAAGAATGGAGAGAAGTTCTCTTGGGGAAATGATTATCCCGATGGACAGAAACTTAATTTCGCTGATAGGAACTGCGAAGTCGCCTGGGCCGATCGAACAGTGAATGATTCGTACGGTTTTCTCGCTCCTGTCGGAAGCTATGCCCCCAATGGATTTGGGCTTTATGACATGGCCGGAAATGCGTGGGAATTATGCAGCGACTATTTTGATCCCAAAGAATATAAGAAAACAGGGGCAGGAGGCACAGCAGATCCTCAGGGACCTAAGACCGGAAAGACTAGGGTCGCTAGAGGTGGAAGCTGGGCTTTTGACGCCTGTGAAGCCAGAAATGCCTTTCGTTTTGGGGTTGACCCAAGACTTTGCGTTGATGTTAGTGGTTTTCGAGTAGTAACAATCCCGGACTCGACGGATAAAGCCCTCCGGGCCGTGGGCTCAGAAGCAAAGGCAAATACGGGGATGTCTGATGAACAGGCTAACGCACTCTTTAATCGTGTTAAGGATTTAGTGAGGGATGGAAAGCGCCTGAAGGCGTCAAGCCTGGTAGACAAGATTCCGGACGTTCAGCCTGTGAAAAATGGCGCGGTAGAGGATGTGTCGGGTTTTGTGAAAAACACCTTAAAATCATTCATCGACCAGACGAAGGATAAGTCATTTGAGTCTTTCAGAAATTTCCTAGGCATGAAGATGGTGAGAATTCCTGAAGGATCTTTCGTCATGGGTAGTTCGGAAGCTGACATAGCCTGGGCCATGAACGTTTTGGTTAGAGGCCAGCCGATCTCGCTCGAGAATGAATACCCTTTTCACAAGATCAGGATCTCCAGACCTTTTTTTATGTCAGCTACTTCTGTGACAGTAGGGCAGTTTCAGGCCTTTGTGAATGACACGGGTTACATTACCGACGCGGAAGAGGACAAAGGCGGCGAGGTTTTTGACGTCAAGAACAATCGTTTTAGCAAAAAGGATGGAAGTTCCTGGCGAAATCCAGGTTGGACGGTGGAACCCGATCAGCCGGTAACCATGATTTCATACAATGACGCTGTGGCATTTTGCGAGTGGTTATCAGCCAAAGAACGATCGCCTTACAAATTACCGACAGAAGCCCAATGGGAATACGCGGCGCGCGGAGGTCTTCCCATGACTCAGTTTTCTTGGGGAGATCAACTGCCTGATGGCAGAAGGGCTAACTATGCCGACAAGAATACGGATTTCGAATGGAGAGACCGAGATATTGACGATGGGTACAAGAATGTGGCTCCAGTCGGAAGCTACGAGCCAAATGGTTTCGGTCTTTATGATATGTCCGGAAATGTCCTGCAGTGGGTGAGAGATTTCTATGGGGAGGACTACTATCGGTTTAGTCCTGAAATTGACCCGGAAGGCCCGGGTCATGGTGAAAACCGCATAATGCGGGGTGGTGACTGGACCTCAGGGGCAGTGAGTCTGAGATGCGCTTTCCGGGGATGGGCTAGGCCTGACCTGGCGCTCTATAATGGGGGCTTTCGCGTAGTGATCGACACCGATTCTCCTCAACGACCGTTTCATTTCAGTGAGAATTTCTTGACCCAGGAGTGGGTTCCCAGCCCTGTTCAACGTGATGTCGCAAAGGCTATCGCAAAGGAAGAAGAACTTAGTGTTAAACGTTCCGGTAGTGCTGATAAAACATCGGTCGCTCAAGACGATGAACCGTTGACGCACGGCGTCTTGATAATAGAATTTAGTCCCAAGTCGGACGCTAAGCGATTCGGCCTGACAAAAGGAGACGTAATCGTTGAATATGACGGAGTCGTCGGACTTAGCTCGGAAAAGCTGATAAGTCTAACTGCCCGGACGAGGAAAGAGCGTAGGAAGCCAGTGATAAAGTTTGTCAGGGATGGCTATGAATATTCTGTTCATGTTCCACCAGGATCCCTAGGTGTTTCTATCATGGATACCGTATTACGGGGGCCGTTCAAATCGCGCGAAAATGATGAGAAACGTAGTCCGCAAAATGACCATGACAACAAGGGCAAGAGAAAGGACTGGACATGA
- a CDS encoding peptidyl-prolyl cis-trans isomerase, with translation MLKFFSILALIMCFAQGVVEAQPVMDERGGDVLATVGNQKITREMLDNIIATIPEENRAPFLTPDGRKKILDEVVNFELFSQAAKDSGIDKEPAIRTRLLYEQTQYLAREYFRRMQAKQPPISEDELKAYYKSHISEFTPPEEIQARHILVKTEAEANKIMEELKKGADFAELAKKKSIDPAAQKGGKLELMDGKDWLPKGSFEKSFEHVLFKIPKGEIGGPVKSQFGWHILKVDDRRQPEPPSFVQVRSMIKSRLENERNAELHKKITEELKKQIPVVIK, from the coding sequence ATGCTAAAGTTTTTTTCGATACTGGCTCTCATAATGTGTTTTGCACAAGGAGTAGTCGAGGCGCAACCGGTAATGGATGAAAGAGGAGGGGATGTCCTGGCTACGGTTGGGAATCAGAAGATAACCCGTGAAATGTTGGATAACATAATCGCCACCATACCGGAAGAAAACAGAGCCCCGTTTTTAACGCCGGACGGTCGGAAGAAAATACTGGATGAGGTCGTAAATTTTGAACTCTTTTCCCAGGCTGCAAAGGACAGTGGTATAGACAAGGAGCCTGCAATTAGAACCAGACTCCTTTATGAACAGACTCAGTACCTGGCCAGGGAATACTTCAGGCGTATGCAGGCGAAGCAGCCGCCTATCTCAGAGGATGAACTCAAGGCCTATTACAAGAGTCACATTAGCGAATTTACCCCCCCCGAGGAAATTCAGGCCCGCCATATTCTTGTCAAGACCGAGGCTGAAGCCAACAAGATTATGGAAGAACTAAAAAAGGGGGCCGATTTTGCCGAGCTAGCCAAGAAAAAATCGATAGATCCTGCAGCCCAGAAGGGTGGAAAACTCGAATTAATGGATGGCAAGGACTGGCTGCCGAAGGGGTCATTTGAGAAATCCTTTGAACACGTCCTTTTCAAGATTCCCAAAGGAGAAATCGGGGGACCAGTCAAGTCACAATTTGGTTGGCATATACTCAAAGTTGATGATCGTCGACAACCGGAGCCACCTAGTTTTGTGCAGGTTCGAAGTATGATCAAGAGTAGGCTGGAAAATGAGAGAAACGCCGAACTGCACAAGAAGATAACGGAAGAACTGAAAAAGCAGATTCCGGTGGTGATAAAGTAG
- the topA gene encoding type I DNA topoisomerase, with translation MKDSSGKTLVVVESPAKAKTIKKYLGSEFEVKASVGHVKDLPQTAGKSKDQTNGRSKWTGPVLGVDVDSGFKPHYEIIPGKEKVIAELKSIARRSSRVLLATDPDREGEAIAWHLSEELGKPAGSVFRVRFNELTEKTIKEAVANPSKLDPSRYNAQQTRRILDRIVGYQISPLLWDKVQYGLSAGRVQSVALRLIVDRRLEIDTFVPAEYWTLSANLVKNTSSPFEAKLVEIAGQKAEIDDVVRASEITNYAGRQVFKVTEVKRKERTRKPSPPFITSTMQQEASRKLRMSPNRTMRIAQQLYEGIELGKEGSIGLITYMRTDDPRIAPEAMTAAKDFLSKNYGPQYAPEKPNIYKSKKGAQEAHEAIRPTSLEFTPEKVASFLDKQQKDLYSLIWNRFLASQAAAAIYYMTTANISAGDLLFRVTGSIMKFDGFTRIYSASSDEESTSGIDSRENTGVILPDLRSGDALEAQSLVPRQRFTQPPPAFNEASLIKELEERGIGRPSTYAEIVTTIQKRKYVELVDKKFEPTVLGKIIASLLIDSFPDLVSPQFTAEMESSLDLIEEGVETMTHILEQFYAPFNSAFLDAKKTMKSVKRDGIPTKGKCPVCGNQLFIRAGRYGLFLGCVSYPDCSYTKKLVSESAGASIPTPTDKVCSCGAPMVMRQGKSGPFLACSRYPECKGSGPLSTGTTCPKCSEGTLVQKRTKRGRSFYGCDQYPKCDFSMWNKPVSMKCPNPDCDSPIMEEKVSKKDGRYLHCPKCNARQSLNDQP, from the coding sequence ATGAAAGATTCATCAGGAAAGACTCTAGTTGTGGTGGAATCTCCCGCCAAAGCCAAAACTATCAAGAAATACCTCGGGTCCGAATTCGAAGTTAAAGCCTCCGTAGGACATGTAAAAGATCTACCGCAAACAGCGGGAAAATCAAAAGACCAAACAAATGGACGATCGAAATGGACAGGTCCAGTTCTGGGAGTTGATGTAGATTCCGGCTTTAAACCTCACTACGAAATCATCCCCGGAAAAGAGAAGGTAATTGCTGAACTGAAAAGCATCGCTCGAAGATCGTCACGCGTGCTGCTGGCCACAGACCCTGATAGAGAAGGCGAGGCTATCGCCTGGCACTTGAGCGAAGAACTTGGCAAACCCGCTGGTTCGGTCTTTAGAGTACGGTTCAATGAACTGACCGAAAAAACAATAAAAGAAGCGGTAGCTAATCCCTCTAAGCTCGACCCTAGCCGGTACAACGCCCAGCAGACCAGACGAATTCTGGACCGCATCGTGGGCTACCAGATCAGCCCACTCTTATGGGACAAAGTCCAATATGGTTTGAGCGCCGGGCGAGTCCAGTCAGTAGCATTGAGACTCATTGTGGACAGACGACTTGAGATTGACACATTTGTTCCTGCTGAATATTGGACTCTGTCAGCCAATCTGGTCAAAAACACTTCTTCGCCGTTTGAGGCCAAATTGGTCGAAATCGCCGGTCAAAAAGCTGAGATTGATGATGTCGTCAGGGCTTCTGAGATCACAAATTACGCTGGTCGCCAGGTTTTCAAAGTAACTGAAGTAAAACGGAAGGAAAGAACCCGTAAACCGTCTCCTCCTTTCATTACTTCGACTATGCAGCAAGAGGCGTCTAGAAAACTCCGAATGTCCCCGAACCGGACAATGCGCATCGCTCAACAGCTATATGAAGGAATTGAACTCGGCAAAGAAGGCTCTATAGGGCTAATAACCTACATGAGAACAGATGATCCTCGAATCGCCCCAGAGGCCATGACCGCAGCGAAAGATTTTTTGTCGAAAAACTACGGCCCACAATATGCGCCGGAAAAACCAAACATATACAAAAGTAAAAAGGGCGCACAGGAGGCACATGAGGCTATTCGTCCGACATCCCTTGAATTCACGCCTGAGAAGGTGGCCTCCTTTCTGGATAAGCAGCAGAAAGACCTTTACAGCCTTATTTGGAACAGATTCCTGGCGAGTCAGGCCGCCGCCGCTATCTATTATATGACGACTGCTAACATTTCAGCGGGTGATTTGCTGTTCAGAGTGACCGGTTCAATTATGAAATTCGACGGATTCACTAGGATTTATTCGGCATCATCTGATGAAGAATCGACCAGCGGAATAGACAGCAGAGAAAACACCGGAGTGATTTTACCGGATCTACGCAGTGGTGACGCTCTGGAAGCGCAGTCCCTTGTTCCGCGGCAGAGGTTCACTCAACCGCCCCCGGCTTTTAACGAGGCTTCACTAATAAAAGAACTTGAAGAGCGTGGCATCGGGCGTCCCTCAACTTACGCCGAAATTGTTACAACTATACAAAAGCGCAAATATGTCGAATTGGTAGACAAGAAATTTGAGCCCACTGTGCTGGGGAAGATCATCGCTTCATTACTGATCGACAGTTTTCCTGACCTTGTCAGCCCTCAATTCACAGCGGAGATGGAATCATCCCTGGATCTAATTGAAGAGGGCGTAGAGACGATGACTCACATTCTCGAACAGTTCTATGCGCCCTTTAATTCTGCTTTTCTTGACGCCAAAAAAACCATGAAAAGCGTCAAGAGAGATGGAATACCTACGAAAGGGAAATGTCCGGTATGTGGAAACCAGCTTTTCATAAGAGCTGGACGCTACGGTCTCTTTTTGGGTTGCGTATCTTACCCTGATTGTTCGTATACTAAGAAACTGGTCTCTGAATCGGCTGGAGCGTCAATTCCTACTCCGACTGATAAAGTGTGTTCCTGTGGGGCTCCGATGGTAATGAGACAGGGAAAATCAGGACCATTCCTAGCTTGCTCAAGATACCCGGAATGTAAAGGTTCAGGCCCCTTGTCAACAGGAACCACCTGCCCTAAATGCAGCGAAGGAACTCTTGTTCAAAAACGAACCAAGAGGGGCAGATCATTCTACGGATGCGACCAGTACCCGAAATGCGACTTCTCAATGTGGAATAAACCTGTTTCGATGAAGTGCCCAAATCCGGATTGCGATTCACCAATAATGGAAGAGAAGGTCTCCAAAAAAGACGGGCGGTATCTACATTGTCCAAAATGTAACGCAAGGCAGAGCCTCAACGACCAGCCTTAG